The genomic DNA CCGCGACCTTGATGTGCAGATAGCGTTCCTGCGTTCTTACTTAGAAAAACTGCCAAAGACCGCACTACCGGATGGTATGCCGCGGTTCCTGCCGCTCGAGTATCAGGAGCTGCTCAACCCCCAGCAGAATGAGATTCCCCTCCTACCGGAACCGAAGGTTCCGGCAGAGGAAGAGCAGACCGGTCTGTTCGTAAGAATAAAACGATTCTTTGCAGGAGTCCCCGAGGTCCCCGAGCTGCCAAAAATTCAGGAACCTGAACTTCCAAAGGAACAGCAGATGGGACCTGAGCTCAGGGCAGGTATTGAGTGCCTTACTCTCAGACTGATGCAGGAACGTGCCGGTTTGCAGGGCGATGTCATCAAAGCGGTCGAAGCATTCGAGCAGTCAAAAACCGTTGAGTCGATCCAGAAAACCTGCATGGAGATCGTTATCCACGGAAAAATGGAGAAGACCGAGACCAAAACTCCATTCTCCTACCGCGAGGCCTACTATAACCTCAGCCTCTGCCGCGAGAATGTGTTTCTCTACGCAAAAGCCCTCGCTGACCCGGAACGTGTCGCCGCACATCACGAGATGCGTATCGCCGCAAAAAAACTTCGCTACACCATGGAGTCCTACAAGGACCTCTACGGCGACGGACTTGCGCTGGCAATCCGAATGGTCAAAGAGTTGCAGGATTATCTCGGCGACATGCATGACTGCGATGTCTGGACAGAGTTCCTGCCGATTTTCCTGAAAGAAGAAGAGGAGAAGAGTATCGCTTACTTTGGAAACACTGCCTTTGTTGCGGCGGTTCGTCCGGGACTTGAGAATCTTGAAGTCGACCGTGCGGAAAAACGCTCGAAGCTGCATGCTGATGTAAACGTGTTCTGGAAAAAGAACGAAGGACTCTGGGACCAGTTCGAGAAAAATCTGATCAAGCCGCTCGAAGATCTCAGACTTCAGACACTCTCACTACCGAAAGGAGTTGCTTCGATCGCCTTCTTTGCTGACATTCATGCAAACCTTCCAGCACTTTCGGCAATCATCGCGGACGCAAAAAGTCGGGGATGTGAGACCTTCATCTATGCAGGAGACGTCATCGGGTTTGGACCGTTCCCCGAACAAACCATGCGAACACTTGCGTCCGCGAACGCAAACGGTGTCTGCGGCAACGCAGAAGAAGCAATTCTTCTTGCAGGGAAAGTAAAGGAGTGTCCGAAGGAGTTTGATCCCCGCAGGTTTGTTCTCCACAAAAAAACCTGGAAGAAACTCTCGCCCGCTTCCCGCGCCGAACTCGCAGGGCTTCCTGCCGAGATACGATTCCTGTGGGAAAATCTGCGAATCGTCGTGGTGCATCATCCGAAGTCATTTGAAAACGTCTGTTCCGAGACCTCAGACGCACAGCTTGAACAGCTGGCTGCTGAAACTGACGCGGATGTTATCATCTGCGGTCACACCCACCGGCCGTTCGCCAAAAAAGTTCACGGTGTCTGGATCACCAACACCGGCGGCGGCGGGAGATCGGGAGATGGAGACCTTCGTGCGTCATATCTTCTCGCAACAAAAGATCCGTTCACCCTTCATCACATCCGGGTTCCCTACAACATTGAAGAGACGCTTGCCCGTCTTGCAAAGAACAAAGAACTCACCGCAATGTTTGGGGCAGGGCTTGACTTTGACGAAGCAGCAGACGCTGCGGCAGGAAATATGCCGGAGCTGACGAAAATGCCGCAGACCGTTTCCGTAACTTCAGCAGAAGAGGACAAATGACCGACAAAATAGTTGCATTCATCGATATCGGCACGAACTCCGCACGACTGCTGGTCGTTTCCATCAGTCCAAACGGTGCGTATCATATGCTGAGCAGAATCAAAGACATCGTTCGGCTCGGTGAGGATGAGTACATCTCAGGCGTTGCAAAAATTATGCCGGAAGCAATCGACCGTCTGGTTCTTGTGCTGAAACGGTTCGTTGATCTTTCGAGAACCTTCGGCGACGCAGAGTTTGTCATGATGGCAACGTCTGCAATGCGGGAGGCAACGAACGCTCAGGAGATTGTTGATCAGATTCGATCAGATCTCGGTCTTGAGATTCAGATCATCAGCGGCAAAGAAGAAGCAAGACTGATTCATCTCGGCGTTGCGGCAGGCATGAGTCTTGGGAACGATCAGGCGCTGTTCATCGACATCGGCGGAGGGTCCACCGAGCTCATCGTTGGCGGTCAGTACTCGTACTCAACGCTGGAAAGCATGCAGCTTGGCGCAATCCGAATCACGAATCAGTGCATCAAAAAGAATTTTTCCGGAGCACTGCCGCAGAAGAAGCAGACCAAGATGATGAACCGGATTATGACAGTCGCAATGCCTGCCCTTCAGAGAATATCCGAGCATCCGTTTACGCGT from Methanorbis rubei includes the following:
- a CDS encoding CHAD domain-containing protein: MTTDIDEGYRLYGAKALLQLAADMAGESAGVKAGTDIEYIHRMRVASRRLRAALPLFAGCFGEKEYRAWEKEVKQITRSLGRARDLDVQIAFLRSYLEKLPKTALPDGMPRFLPLEYQELLNPQQNEIPLLPEPKVPAEEEQTGLFVRIKRFFAGVPEVPELPKIQEPELPKEQQMGPELRAGIECLTLRLMQERAGLQGDVIKAVEAFEQSKTVESIQKTCMEIVIHGKMEKTETKTPFSYREAYYNLSLCRENVFLYAKALADPERVAAHHEMRIAAKKLRYTMESYKDLYGDGLALAIRMVKELQDYLGDMHDCDVWTEFLPIFLKEEEEKSIAYFGNTAFVAAVRPGLENLEVDRAEKRSKLHADVNVFWKKNEGLWDQFEKNLIKPLEDLRLQTLSLPKGVASIAFFADIHANLPALSAIIADAKSRGCETFIYAGDVIGFGPFPEQTMRTLASANANGVCGNAEEAILLAGKVKECPKEFDPRRFVLHKKTWKKLSPASRAELAGLPAEIRFLWENLRIVVVHHPKSFENVCSETSDAQLEQLAAETDADVIICGHTHRPFAKKVHGVWITNTGGGGRSGDGDLRASYLLATKDPFTLHHIRVPYNIEETLARLAKNKELTAMFGAGLDFDEAADAAAGNMPELTKMPQTVSVTSAEEDK